One Silurus meridionalis isolate SWU-2019-XX chromosome 10, ASM1480568v1, whole genome shotgun sequence genomic window carries:
- the dusp8a gene encoding dual specificity protein phosphatase 8 isoform X2, producing the protein MSLEVVISSPEECFCSPTPHTGMRLKIRVRRMKEARELRGGFAAFSSCFPGLCEGKPVATLPMSLSQPCLPVANVGPTRILPHLYLGSQKDVLNKDLMAQNGITYVLNASNTCPKPEFISESHFMRIPVNDNYCEKLLPWLDKTNEFIDKAKVSNCRVIVHCLAGISRSATIAIAYIMKTMGLSSDEAYRFVKDRRPSISPNFNFLGQLLEFEKGLCLLKALSSGQEKNEQSSKMEEPKRQTASKPEKARLDGESEIQEMETKLPSPTSLQQGFNGLNLSAERILDTNRLKRSFSLDIKSVYTPNQCPHLTPVHVEDVPKLCKLDSPSPGSSNGVCQLSPCSDSPSTADSPSPVAETSAKVRLRRKNKHSGANSPVQSLSLSFGRSMSGHKSPSLDENLKSAMLLGLPVAGTGPMWTKHRDTSQATTPVTPTGDAPWFYESLTSTGGGSTSVHFAPLGCSALPGPCEAVRLRQKAGEIRETRASWHEDTSGPAGGSDKQFKRRSCQMEFEDGISDTRSREELGKIGKQSSFSGSMEIIEVS; encoded by the exons aTGTCTCTGGAAGTGGTCATATCCTCTCCTGAGGAGTGCTTCTGCTCCCCTACTCCTCACACCGGCATGAGGCTGAAGATCAGAGTGCGCAGGATGAAGGAGGCTCGAGAGCTGCGAG GTGGCTTTGCAGCATTCTCCTCCTGCTTCCCAGGTTTGTGTGAAGGAAAGCCAGTGGCAACACTACCCATGAGTCTATCTCAACCCTGCCTGCCTGTGGCCAATGTGGGCCCCACACGCATCCTACCCCATCTCTATCTAGGATCCCAGAAAGATGTACTTAACAAG GATCTGATGGCCCAGAATGGAATCACATATGTGCTTAATGCTAGCAACACGTGTCCGAAACCTGAGTTCATCTCTGAGAGCCACTTCATGCGCATTCCTGTCAACGACAACTATTGCGAGAAACTCTTACCATGGCTGGACAAAACTAATGAGTTCATTG ATAAAGCCAAGGTTTCCAACTGCAGAGTCATTGTCCATTGTTTAGCTGGCATCTCCAGGTCTGCCACTATTGCTATTGCTTACATCATGAAGACAATGGGCTTGTCATCGGATGAGGCATACAG GTTTGTTAAAGATCGCAGACCGTCGATATCGCCAAACTTTAATTTCCTGGGCCAGCTGCTTGAGTTTGAAAAGGGTCTCTGTCTACTAAAGGCACTGTCTTCTGGTCAGGAGAAGAATGAGCAGTCCAGTAAGATGGAGGAACCAAAAAGACAAACCGCATCTAAACCAGAGAAAGCTCGACTAGATGGTGAGTCAGAGATACAAGAGATGGAAACCAAGCTGCCATCTCCGACGTCACTCCAGCAGGGCTTCAATGGTCTCAATCTGTCAGCTGAACGCATCCTGGACACAAACCGCCTCAAACGCTCCTTTTCTTTGGACATCAAGTCCGTCTACACACCTAACCAGTGTCCCCACCTCACACCTGTTCATGTTGAGGATGTCCCCAAGCTCTGCAAACTTGACAGCCCAAGTCCAGGCTCATCAAATGGTGTGTGCCAGTTGTCTCCATGTTCAGACAGCCCCAGCACAGCTGATTCGCCAAGCCCAGTGGCTGAGACCAGTGCAAAAGTTCGCTTGCGCAGGAAAAACAAGCACAGTGGTGCAAACTCACCTGTGCAGTCTCTGAGCCTGAGTTTTGGTCGTTCAATGTCTGGGCACAAGAGCCCAAGCTTGGATGAGAACCTGAAGTCAGCAATGCTGCTTGGCCTACCTGTAGCTGGAACTGGCCCCATGTGGACCAAACACCGGGACACTTCACAGGCTACCACACCAGTCACACCAACAGGTGATGCTCCCTGGTTCTACGAGTCACTGACTAGCACAGGGGGTGGGTCAACGTCAGTACATTTTGCTCCACTGGGCTGCAGTGCACTTCCAGGGCCATGTGAGGCTGTCCGGTTACGTCAGAAAGCAGGCGAAATACGGGAGACTCGAGCGAGTTGGCATGAAGATACATCTGGCCCTGCTGGTGGTAGTGATAAACAGTTCAAGCGGCGCAGTTGTCAGATGGAGTTTGAAGATGGAATCTCAGATACACGTTCAAGGGAGGAGCTTGGCAAGATTGGTAAGCAGTCCAGCTTCTCAGGAAGTATGGAGATCATTGAAGTGTCCTGA